The following are encoded in a window of Thunnus albacares chromosome 9, fThuAlb1.1, whole genome shotgun sequence genomic DNA:
- the LOC122989503 gene encoding claudin-18-like isoform X3 produces the protein MAASMIQLIGFMLSALGQFLISAATAMDMWSLQDRSFTVVTNVYTYSGLWNSCVGTAYGTTQCRPYFTILGLPALLQAVRALMIVGIILGAIGCLIAIFALKCLKMGNMEDNVKATMTLTAGIMALLAGVCGIAGVSAFANLIVQSFRFTTFTEGGFSSFGGGGIGGLSGGLTPRYTFGPALFVGWIGGAILFIGGIMMCLACRGMTPEKNQRYDGMAYKAASQHTIYRTDNRPRPAYNDSYKAQSMDGRQSNQRFDYV, from the exons ATGGCTGCCTCAATGATTCAGCTAATAGGATTCATGTTGTCCGCATTGGGGCAATTCTTAATATCAGCTGCAACAGCAATGGACATGTGGAGCTTACAAGACCGGTCTTTTACGGTCGTAACAAATGTTTACACCTATTCTGGTTTATGGAACTCGTGTGTAGGGACAGCATACGGTACAACACAGTGCAGGCCTTATTTTACCATCCTAGGACTGCCAG CCCTGCTCCAAGCTGTCCGGGCCTTGATGATTGTTGGTATTATTCTTGGAGCCATCGGCTGTCTGATCGCCATATTTGCACTGAAGTGCTTGAAAATGGGGAACATGGAGGACAACGTCAAAGCCACAATGACTCTGACAGCTGGGATCATGGCTCTTCTTGCAG GTGTCTGTGGCATTGCTGGTGTATCGGCCTTTGCTAATTTGATCGTGCAAAGTTTTCGGTTCACGACTTTTACCGAAGGCGGATTCAGTTCGTTTGGAGGAGGGGGCATTGGTGGACTCTCAGGAGGTCTGACTCCAAG GTACACGTTTGGTCCCGCACTCTTCGTGGGTTGGATCGGTGGAGCTATCCTATTCATTGGAGGCATCATGATGTGTTTGGCATGCCGTGGAATGACTCCAGAGAAAAATCAACG GTATGATGGGATGGCCTATAAAGCCGCCTCTCAACACACCATCTACAGGACTGACAACAGACCTCGGCCAGCTTACAATGATTCCTACAAGGCTCAGAGTATGGACGGAAGGCAGTCGAATCAGAGATTTGACTATGTGTAG
- the LOC122989503 gene encoding claudin-18-like isoform X7, with protein sequence MLSNLLTESAPTSLALLQAVRALMIVGIILGAIGCLIAIFALKCLKMGNMEDNVKATMTLTAGIMALLAGVCGIAGVSAFANLIVQSFRFTTFTEGGFSSFGGGGIGGLSGGLTPRYTFGPALFVGWIGGAILFIGGIMMCLACRGMTPEKNQRYDGMAYKAASQHTIYRTDNRPRPAYNDSYKAQSMDGRQSNQRFDYV encoded by the exons ATGCTCTCCAATCTTCTAACTGAGTCAGCTCCTACATCTCTGg CCCTGCTCCAAGCTGTCCGGGCCTTGATGATTGTTGGTATTATTCTTGGAGCCATCGGCTGTCTGATCGCCATATTTGCACTGAAGTGCTTGAAAATGGGGAACATGGAGGACAACGTCAAAGCCACAATGACTCTGACAGCTGGGATCATGGCTCTTCTTGCAG GTGTCTGTGGCATTGCTGGTGTATCGGCCTTTGCTAATTTGATCGTGCAAAGTTTTCGGTTCACGACTTTTACCGAAGGCGGATTCAGTTCGTTTGGAGGAGGGGGCATTGGTGGACTCTCAGGAGGTCTGACTCCAAG GTACACGTTTGGTCCCGCACTCTTCGTGGGTTGGATCGGTGGAGCTATCCTATTCATTGGAGGCATCATGATGTGTTTGGCATGCCGTGGAATGACTCCAGAGAAAAATCAACG GTATGATGGGATGGCCTATAAAGCCGCCTCTCAACACACCATCTACAGGACTGACAACAGACCTCGGCCAGCTTACAATGATTCCTACAAGGCTCAGAGTATGGACGGAAGGCAGTCGAATCAGAGATTTGACTATGTGTAG
- the LOC122989503 gene encoding claudin-18-like isoform X8, whose protein sequence is MPSSALLQAVRALMIVGIILGAIGCLIAIFALKCLKMGNMEDNVKATMTLTAGIMALLAGVCGIAGVSAFANLIVQSFRFTTFTEGGFSSFGGGGIGGLSGGLTPRYTFGPALFVGWIGGAILFIGGIMMCLACRGMTPEKNQRYDGMAYKAASQHTIYRTDNRPRPAYNDSYKAQSMDGRQSNQRFDYV, encoded by the exons ATGCCATCATCAG CCCTGCTCCAAGCTGTCCGGGCCTTGATGATTGTTGGTATTATTCTTGGAGCCATCGGCTGTCTGATCGCCATATTTGCACTGAAGTGCTTGAAAATGGGGAACATGGAGGACAACGTCAAAGCCACAATGACTCTGACAGCTGGGATCATGGCTCTTCTTGCAG GTGTCTGTGGCATTGCTGGTGTATCGGCCTTTGCTAATTTGATCGTGCAAAGTTTTCGGTTCACGACTTTTACCGAAGGCGGATTCAGTTCGTTTGGAGGAGGGGGCATTGGTGGACTCTCAGGAGGTCTGACTCCAAG GTACACGTTTGGTCCCGCACTCTTCGTGGGTTGGATCGGTGGAGCTATCCTATTCATTGGAGGCATCATGATGTGTTTGGCATGCCGTGGAATGACTCCAGAGAAAAATCAACG GTATGATGGGATGGCCTATAAAGCCGCCTCTCAACACACCATCTACAGGACTGACAACAGACCTCGGCCAGCTTACAATGATTCCTACAAGGCTCAGAGTATGGACGGAAGGCAGTCGAATCAGAGATTTGACTATGTGTAG
- the LOC122989503 gene encoding claudin-18-like isoform X6 — MKLATHFHVPLKMNSDNFNDPSTFHLMPSSALLQAVRALMIVGIILGAIGCLIAIFALKCLKMGNMEDNVKATMTLTAGIMALLAGVCGIAGVSAFANLIVQSFRFTTFTEGGFSSFGGGGIGGLSGGLTPRYTFGPALFVGWIGGAILFIGGIMMCLACRGMTPEKNQRYDGMAYKAASQHTIYRTDNRPRPAYNDSYKAQSMDGRQSNQRFDYV; from the exons atgaaattagcTACTCACTTTCATGTCCCCCTCAAAATGAATAGTGATAACTTTAACGATCCCTCGACTTTTCATCTCATGCCATCATCAG CCCTGCTCCAAGCTGTCCGGGCCTTGATGATTGTTGGTATTATTCTTGGAGCCATCGGCTGTCTGATCGCCATATTTGCACTGAAGTGCTTGAAAATGGGGAACATGGAGGACAACGTCAAAGCCACAATGACTCTGACAGCTGGGATCATGGCTCTTCTTGCAG GTGTCTGTGGCATTGCTGGTGTATCGGCCTTTGCTAATTTGATCGTGCAAAGTTTTCGGTTCACGACTTTTACCGAAGGCGGATTCAGTTCGTTTGGAGGAGGGGGCATTGGTGGACTCTCAGGAGGTCTGACTCCAAG GTACACGTTTGGTCCCGCACTCTTCGTGGGTTGGATCGGTGGAGCTATCCTATTCATTGGAGGCATCATGATGTGTTTGGCATGCCGTGGAATGACTCCAGAGAAAAATCAACG GTATGATGGGATGGCCTATAAAGCCGCCTCTCAACACACCATCTACAGGACTGACAACAGACCTCGGCCAGCTTACAATGATTCCTACAAGGCTCAGAGTATGGACGGAAGGCAGTCGAATCAGAGATTTGACTATGTGTAG
- the LOC122989503 gene encoding claudin-18-like isoform X2 yields MAATLCQVMGFFLGLLGLAGIIAATGMDQWATEDLFDNPVTAVYSYSGLWRSCVRQSSGFTECRPYFTILGLPTLLQAVRALMIVGIILGAIGCLIAIFALKCLKMGNMEDNVKATMTLTAGIMALLAGVCGIAGVSAFANLIVQSFRFTTFTEGGFSSFGGGGIGGLSGGLTPRYTFGPALFVGWIGGAILFIGGIMMCLACRGMTPEKNQRYDGMAYKAASQHTIYRTDNRPRPAYNDSYKAQSMDGRQSNQRFDYV; encoded by the exons ATGGCAGCCACTCTCTGTCAGGTGATGGGCTTCTTCCTGGGTTTGTTAGGGTTGGCGGGAATAATCGCTGCAACAGGAATGGACCAGTGGGCGACAGAAGACCTTTTTGACAACCCTGTGACGGCTGTGTACTCGTATTCAGGCCTGTGGAGGTCCTGTGTCCGGCAGAGCTCCGGCTTCACAGAGTGCCGCCCTTATTTCACCATTCTGGGACTGCCAA CCCTGCTCCAAGCTGTCCGGGCCTTGATGATTGTTGGTATTATTCTTGGAGCCATCGGCTGTCTGATCGCCATATTTGCACTGAAGTGCTTGAAAATGGGGAACATGGAGGACAACGTCAAAGCCACAATGACTCTGACAGCTGGGATCATGGCTCTTCTTGCAG GTGTCTGTGGCATTGCTGGTGTATCGGCCTTTGCTAATTTGATCGTGCAAAGTTTTCGGTTCACGACTTTTACCGAAGGCGGATTCAGTTCGTTTGGAGGAGGGGGCATTGGTGGACTCTCAGGAGGTCTGACTCCAAG GTACACGTTTGGTCCCGCACTCTTCGTGGGTTGGATCGGTGGAGCTATCCTATTCATTGGAGGCATCATGATGTGTTTGGCATGCCGTGGAATGACTCCAGAGAAAAATCAACG GTATGATGGGATGGCCTATAAAGCCGCCTCTCAACACACCATCTACAGGACTGACAACAGACCTCGGCCAGCTTACAATGATTCCTACAAGGCTCAGAGTATGGACGGAAGGCAGTCGAATCAGAGATTTGACTATGTGTAG
- the hs2st1b gene encoding heparan sulfate 2-O-sulfotransferase 1, with protein sequence MGLLRIMMPPKIQLVSVLAFGVAVLFIENQIQKLEESRARLERTIARHEVAEVEHRHNEDTAVEISPLAEKDDMVIIYNRVPKTASTSFTNIAYDLCGKNRFHVLHINTTKNNPVMSLQDQVRFVRNVTSWREMKPGFYHGHVAYLDFSKYGVKGKPMYINVVRDPIERLVSYYYFLRFGDDYRPGLRRRKQGDKKTFDECVSSGGSDCAPEKLWLQIPFFCGHHSECWNVGSRWALEQAKYNLVNEYLLVGVTEELEDFVMILEAALPRFFKGATDLYRTGKKSHLRKTTEKKPPTKETIAKLQLSDIWKIENEFYEFALEQFQFVRAHAVREKDGELFVLAQSFFYEKIYPKVN encoded by the exons ATGGGGCTTTTAAGGATCATGATGCCGCCCAAGATTCAGCTTGTGTCTGTGTTGGCATTTGGAGTAGCCGTGCTGTTTATTGAGAACCAGATCCAGAAACTGGAGGAGTCAAGAGCCAGACTCG AACGTACCATAGCCAGACACGAGGTGGCTGAAGTAGAGCATCGTCACAATGAAGACACTGCGGTGGAAATATCACCACTGGCAGAAAAAGATGACATGGTCATCATCTACAACAGAGTGCCCAAGACAGCCAGCACCTCCTTCACTAACATCGCCTATGACCTGTGTGGGAAGAATCGTTTCCATGTCCTGCACATCAATACAACCAAAAACAACCCCGTCATGTCTTTACAGGACCAG GTGCGCTTTGTCAGAAACGTCACCTCCTGGAGAGAGATGAAGCCCGGCTTCTACCACGGCCATGTAGCTTATCTGGACTTCTCAAA aTACGGAGTAAAGGGTAAGCCAATGTACATAAATGTGGTACGGGACCCCATAGAGCGCCTAGTGTCATACTACTACTTCTTACGATTTGGAGATGACTACAGGCCTGGCCTTCGACGAAGAAAACAAGGGGATAAAAAG aCCTTTGATGAATGTGTCTCATCCGGCGGCTCTGACTGTGCTCCTGAGAAGCTCTGGCTGCAGATCCCCTTTTTCTGCGGCCACCATTCAGAGTGCTG GAATGTTGGCAGTAGATGGGCGCTGGAACAGGCCAAGTACAACCTGGTAAACGAGTACCTGCTAGTTGGAGTAACTGAGGAGCTGGAAGACTTCGTCATGATCCTGGAGGCAGCACTCCCTCGCTTTTTCAAAGGAGCCACAGACCTCTACAGAACAG GAAAGAAATCTCATCTGCGAAAGACCACCGAGAAGAAGCCCCCCACCAAAGAGACAATAGCCAAACTGCAGCTGTCCGACATCTGGAAAATCGAAAACGAGTTTTACGAGTTTGCCCTTGAACAGTTTCAGTTTGTGCGTGCCCACGCTGTCAGGGAAAAGGATGGAGAACTTTTTGTCCTGGCCCAGAGCTTCTTCTATGAGAAGATCTACCCCAAAGTGAACTAA
- the LOC122989503 gene encoding claudin-18-like isoform X5, with protein sequence MDQWATEDLFDNPVTAVYSYSGLWRSCVRQSSGFTECRPYFTILGLPTLLQAVRALMIVGIILGAIGCLIAIFALKCLKMGNMEDNVKATMTLTAGIMALLAGVCGIAGVSAFANLIVQSFRFTTFTEGGFSSFGGGGIGGLSGGLTPRYTFGPALFVGWIGGAILFIGGIMMCLACRGMTPEKNQRYDGMAYKAASQHTIYRTDNRPRPAYNDSYKAQSMDGRQSNQRFDYV encoded by the exons ATGGACCAGTGGGCGACAGAAGACCTTTTTGACAACCCTGTGACGGCTGTGTACTCGTATTCAGGCCTGTGGAGGTCCTGTGTCCGGCAGAGCTCCGGCTTCACAGAGTGCCGCCCTTATTTCACCATTCTGGGACTGCCAA CCCTGCTCCAAGCTGTCCGGGCCTTGATGATTGTTGGTATTATTCTTGGAGCCATCGGCTGTCTGATCGCCATATTTGCACTGAAGTGCTTGAAAATGGGGAACATGGAGGACAACGTCAAAGCCACAATGACTCTGACAGCTGGGATCATGGCTCTTCTTGCAG GTGTCTGTGGCATTGCTGGTGTATCGGCCTTTGCTAATTTGATCGTGCAAAGTTTTCGGTTCACGACTTTTACCGAAGGCGGATTCAGTTCGTTTGGAGGAGGGGGCATTGGTGGACTCTCAGGAGGTCTGACTCCAAG GTACACGTTTGGTCCCGCACTCTTCGTGGGTTGGATCGGTGGAGCTATCCTATTCATTGGAGGCATCATGATGTGTTTGGCATGCCGTGGAATGACTCCAGAGAAAAATCAACG GTATGATGGGATGGCCTATAAAGCCGCCTCTCAACACACCATCTACAGGACTGACAACAGACCTCGGCCAGCTTACAATGATTCCTACAAGGCTCAGAGTATGGACGGAAGGCAGTCGAATCAGAGATTTGACTATGTGTAG
- the LOC122989503 gene encoding claudin-18-like isoform X1, whose amino-acid sequence MKLATHFHVPLKMNSDNFNDPSTFHLMPSSGLAGIIAATGMDQWATEDLFDNPVTAVYSYSGLWRSCVRQSSGFTECRPYFTILGLPTLLQAVRALMIVGIILGAIGCLIAIFALKCLKMGNMEDNVKATMTLTAGIMALLAGVCGIAGVSAFANLIVQSFRFTTFTEGGFSSFGGGGIGGLSGGLTPRYTFGPALFVGWIGGAILFIGGIMMCLACRGMTPEKNQRYDGMAYKAASQHTIYRTDNRPRPAYNDSYKAQSMDGRQSNQRFDYV is encoded by the exons atgaaattagcTACTCACTTTCATGTCCCCCTCAAAATGAATAGTGATAACTTTAACGATCCCTCGACTTTTCATCTCATGCCATCATCAG GGTTGGCGGGAATAATCGCTGCAACAGGAATGGACCAGTGGGCGACAGAAGACCTTTTTGACAACCCTGTGACGGCTGTGTACTCGTATTCAGGCCTGTGGAGGTCCTGTGTCCGGCAGAGCTCCGGCTTCACAGAGTGCCGCCCTTATTTCACCATTCTGGGACTGCCAA CCCTGCTCCAAGCTGTCCGGGCCTTGATGATTGTTGGTATTATTCTTGGAGCCATCGGCTGTCTGATCGCCATATTTGCACTGAAGTGCTTGAAAATGGGGAACATGGAGGACAACGTCAAAGCCACAATGACTCTGACAGCTGGGATCATGGCTCTTCTTGCAG GTGTCTGTGGCATTGCTGGTGTATCGGCCTTTGCTAATTTGATCGTGCAAAGTTTTCGGTTCACGACTTTTACCGAAGGCGGATTCAGTTCGTTTGGAGGAGGGGGCATTGGTGGACTCTCAGGAGGTCTGACTCCAAG GTACACGTTTGGTCCCGCACTCTTCGTGGGTTGGATCGGTGGAGCTATCCTATTCATTGGAGGCATCATGATGTGTTTGGCATGCCGTGGAATGACTCCAGAGAAAAATCAACG GTATGATGGGATGGCCTATAAAGCCGCCTCTCAACACACCATCTACAGGACTGACAACAGACCTCGGCCAGCTTACAATGATTCCTACAAGGCTCAGAGTATGGACGGAAGGCAGTCGAATCAGAGATTTGACTATGTGTAG
- the LOC122989503 gene encoding claudin-18-like isoform X4, with protein MPSSGLAGIIAATGMDQWATEDLFDNPVTAVYSYSGLWRSCVRQSSGFTECRPYFTILGLPTLLQAVRALMIVGIILGAIGCLIAIFALKCLKMGNMEDNVKATMTLTAGIMALLAGVCGIAGVSAFANLIVQSFRFTTFTEGGFSSFGGGGIGGLSGGLTPRYTFGPALFVGWIGGAILFIGGIMMCLACRGMTPEKNQRYDGMAYKAASQHTIYRTDNRPRPAYNDSYKAQSMDGRQSNQRFDYV; from the exons ATGCCATCATCAG GGTTGGCGGGAATAATCGCTGCAACAGGAATGGACCAGTGGGCGACAGAAGACCTTTTTGACAACCCTGTGACGGCTGTGTACTCGTATTCAGGCCTGTGGAGGTCCTGTGTCCGGCAGAGCTCCGGCTTCACAGAGTGCCGCCCTTATTTCACCATTCTGGGACTGCCAA CCCTGCTCCAAGCTGTCCGGGCCTTGATGATTGTTGGTATTATTCTTGGAGCCATCGGCTGTCTGATCGCCATATTTGCACTGAAGTGCTTGAAAATGGGGAACATGGAGGACAACGTCAAAGCCACAATGACTCTGACAGCTGGGATCATGGCTCTTCTTGCAG GTGTCTGTGGCATTGCTGGTGTATCGGCCTTTGCTAATTTGATCGTGCAAAGTTTTCGGTTCACGACTTTTACCGAAGGCGGATTCAGTTCGTTTGGAGGAGGGGGCATTGGTGGACTCTCAGGAGGTCTGACTCCAAG GTACACGTTTGGTCCCGCACTCTTCGTGGGTTGGATCGGTGGAGCTATCCTATTCATTGGAGGCATCATGATGTGTTTGGCATGCCGTGGAATGACTCCAGAGAAAAATCAACG GTATGATGGGATGGCCTATAAAGCCGCCTCTCAACACACCATCTACAGGACTGACAACAGACCTCGGCCAGCTTACAATGATTCCTACAAGGCTCAGAGTATGGACGGAAGGCAGTCGAATCAGAGATTTGACTATGTGTAG